Proteins encoded by one window of Tubulanus polymorphus chromosome 7, tnTubPoly1.2, whole genome shotgun sequence:
- the LOC141908242 gene encoding uncharacterized protein LOC141908242 has product MVNTGLKSWIFSVSALVLLILTCVNGETKEKYDSKSSKMTGGHRRHLLPELLGRNRLQSRKRLDFVIQTNSQTSGQTMLTNQKNVHEASISGVKKFVTKIGRNRMRHARSGTNLTVLNPASRKTQEFVAKLRKLKKNLNGSVGKLKSVDKREENIAELQAVESKGSRRDRRSLYTEYLPEFARKIRFVSGQQPEIIYSPELYHQTRRRRRDTPELEPEFTYSDPSEKSPELHRRKRHSSTELVDTDSSPEIRTEFRSRVARNAPVIEPELIGEFRARLKRNAPELQPELVESMSPEFRVRRRRYAPELQPELVESMSPEFRARLRRNAPELQPELVESMSTEFRARRRRDAPELQPELVESMSTEFRARRRRDAPELQPELVESMSPEFRVRRRRNAPELQTELVELMSPEFRVRRRRNAPELQPEFVESMSPEFRARRRRNAPELQPELVESMSPEFRARRRRNAPELQPELVESMSPEFRTRRRRNAPELQPELVELMSPEFRARRRRNAPELQPELVESMSPEFRTRRRRNAPELQPELVESMSPEFRARRRRNAPELQPELVESMSPEFRVRRRRNAPELQPELVESMSPEFRTRRRRNAPELQPELVESMSPEFRARRKRKAFERQPELVESKSPEIFIK; this is encoded by the exons ATGGTTAATACGGGATTGAAGTCTTGGATATTCAGCGTCTCTGCATTGGTGTTGTTGATTCTTACATGTG TTAATGGCGAAACGAAAGAGAAATACGACTCGAAGAGTAGCAAAATGACTGGCGGTCACCGTCGTCATTTGTTGCCAGAGCTGCTCGGTAGAAATCGGTTGCAATCGCGAAAACGTTTAGATTTCGTCATCCAGACAAACAGCCAGACGAGCGGCCAGACGATGTTGACAAATCAAAAGAATGTACACGAAGCATCGATTTCAGGTGTGAAGAAATTTGTGACGAAGATCGGGAGAAATCGAATGAGACACGCGCGATCGGGGACTAACCTCACCGTTCTTAATCCCGCGTCCAGAAAGACGCAAGAGTTTGTGGCTAAGCTCAGAAAGTTGAAGAAAAACCTAAATGGATCTGTTGGAAAACTCAAGTCAGTCGATAAACGCGAAGAAAATATCGCTGAACTGCAAGCCGTTGAATCAAAAGGATCGCGGAGGGATAGACGTAGTTTGTATACAGAATATCTACCAGAATTTGCTAGAAAAATACGATTTGTAAGTGGACAACAACCGGAAATAATCTATTCTCCGGAACTCTATCACCAAACGAGACGAAGGCGCCGCGATACGCCTGAATTAGAACCCGAATTTACATATTCCGATCCATCGGAAAAATCGCCTGAATTGCACAGGAGAAAACGTCATAGCTCGACAGAACTGGTCGATACAGACAGCTCCCCCGAGATCAGGACCGAGTTCCGCTCGAGAGTGGCTCGGAATGCACCGGTAATTGAGCCTGAATTGATAGGTGAGTTTCGGGCCAGGCTGAAACGGAATGCTCCTGAACTCCAACCAGAATTAGTGGAATCAATGTCACCCGAATTTCGGGTCAGGCGGAGACGGTATGCTCCTGAACTCCAACCGGAATTAGTGGAATCAATGTCACCCGAATTTCGGGCCAGGCTGAGACGGAATGCTCCTGAACTCCAACCAGAATTAGTGGAATCAATGTCAACAGAATTTCGCGCCAGGCGGAGACGGGATGCTCCCGAACTCCAACCAGAATTAGTGGAATCAATGTCAACAGAATTTCGCGCCAGGCGGAGACGGGATGCTCCCGAACTCCAACCAGAATTAGTGGAATCAATGTCACCAGAATTTCGGGTTAGGCGGAGACGGAATGCTCCCGAACTCCAAACAGAATTAGTGGAATTAATGTCACCAGAATTTCGGGTTAGGCGGAGACGGAATGCTCCCGAACTCCAACCAGAATTTGTGGAATCAATGTCACCAGAATTTCGCGCCAGGCGCAGAAGGAATGCTCCCGAACTCCAACCGGAATTAGTGGAATCAATGTCACCAGAATTTCGCGCCAGGCGGAGACGGAATGCTCCCGAACTCCAACCAGAATTAGTGGAATCAATGTCACCAGAATTTCGCACCAGGCGGAGACGGAATGCTCCCGAACTCCAACCAGAATTAGTGGAATTAATGTCACCAGAATTTCGCGCCAGGCGGAGACGGAATGCTCCCGAACTCCAACCAGAATTAGTGGAATCAATGTCACCAGAATTTCGCACCAGGCGGAGACGGAATGCTCCCGAACTCCAACCGGAATTAGTGGAATCAATGTCACCAGAATTTCGCGCCAGGCGGAGACGGAATGCTCCCGAACTCCAACCAGAATTAGTGGAATCAATGTCACCAGAATTTCGGGTCAGGCGAAGACGAAATGCTCCTGAACTCCAACCAGAATTAGTGGAATCAATGTCACCAGAATTTCGCACCAGGCGGAGACGGAATGCTCCCGAACTCCAACCAGAATTAGTGGAATCAATGTCACCTGAATTTCGGGCTAGGCGAAAACGGAAAGCTTTTGAACGTCAACCGGAACTGGTGGAATCAAAATCACCcgaaatattcataaaatga